In Musa acuminata AAA Group cultivar baxijiao chromosome BXJ2-3, Cavendish_Baxijiao_AAA, whole genome shotgun sequence, the following proteins share a genomic window:
- the LOC135606774 gene encoding uncharacterized protein LOC135606774 isoform X1, translating to MALRLLPSTTGNSLGLPSTLSQGFRIRFCGSLHLAFPNHSPSSLPLLRVEARNDSRKESAKTRNRRMQRKYNGSATKPRLSVFCSNKQLYALLVDDQNKKTLFYASTLQRSIRGDPPCTSIEAARKVGEELIKACKDLNIFEISSYDRNGFARGERMAAFEIPISQHGFLLR from the exons ATGGCTCTTCGGTTGCTTCCTTCCACAACGGGGAACTCACTGGGGCTGCCGTCAACGCTCTCCCAAGGATTTAGGATCCGGTTCTGTGGTAGTCTTCACCTCGCCTTTCCCAATCATTCCC CGTCCTCCCTGCCATTACTTCGGGTCGAAGCGAGGAATGATTCCCGAAAAGAGAGCGCAAAGACAAGGAACCGTAGGATGCAAAGAAAG TACAATGGCTCGGCTACGAAGCCCAGGCTCTCTGTTTTCTGCTCCAACAAACAACTATATGCATTGCTGGTTGATGATCAAAACAAGAAGACTCTTTTCTATGCCAGCACATTGCAAAGATCCATTCGTGGAGATCCTCCATGTACCAGTATA GAAGCCGCTCGAAAGGTCGGGGAGGAGCTCATCAAAGCATGCAAGGATTTGAATATTTTCGAAATATCATCTTACGATCGCAATGGATTTGCCAGGGGAGAAAGAATGGCAGCATTTGAGATACCAATCTCACAACATGGGTTCTTATTAAGATAA
- the LOC135606774 gene encoding uncharacterized protein LOC135606774 isoform X2, giving the protein MALRLLPSTTGNSLGLPSTLSQGFRIRFCASSLPLLRVEARNDSRKESAKTRNRRMQRKYNGSATKPRLSVFCSNKQLYALLVDDQNKKTLFYASTLQRSIRGDPPCTSIEAARKVGEELIKACKDLNIFEISSYDRNGFARGERMAAFEIPISQHGFLLR; this is encoded by the exons ATGGCTCTTCGGTTGCTTCCTTCCACAACGGGGAACTCACTGGGGCTGCCGTCAACGCTCTCCCAAGGATTTAGGATCCGGTTCTGTG CGTCCTCCCTGCCATTACTTCGGGTCGAAGCGAGGAATGATTCCCGAAAAGAGAGCGCAAAGACAAGGAACCGTAGGATGCAAAGAAAG TACAATGGCTCGGCTACGAAGCCCAGGCTCTCTGTTTTCTGCTCCAACAAACAACTATATGCATTGCTGGTTGATGATCAAAACAAGAAGACTCTTTTCTATGCCAGCACATTGCAAAGATCCATTCGTGGAGATCCTCCATGTACCAGTATA GAAGCCGCTCGAAAGGTCGGGGAGGAGCTCATCAAAGCATGCAAGGATTTGAATATTTTCGAAATATCATCTTACGATCGCAATGGATTTGCCAGGGGAGAAAGAATGGCAGCATTTGAGATACCAATCTCACAACATGGGTTCTTATTAAGATAA
- the LOC135606774 gene encoding uncharacterized protein LOC135606774 isoform X4: MALRLLPSTTGNSLGLPSTLSQGFRIRFCGSLHLAFPNHSPSSLPLLRVEARNDSRKESAKTRNRRMQRKYNGSATKPRLSVFCSNKQLYALLVDDQNKKTLFYASTLQRSIRGDPPCTSIMGLSPI, from the exons ATGGCTCTTCGGTTGCTTCCTTCCACAACGGGGAACTCACTGGGGCTGCCGTCAACGCTCTCCCAAGGATTTAGGATCCGGTTCTGTGGTAGTCTTCACCTCGCCTTTCCCAATCATTCCC CGTCCTCCCTGCCATTACTTCGGGTCGAAGCGAGGAATGATTCCCGAAAAGAGAGCGCAAAGACAAGGAACCGTAGGATGCAAAGAAAG TACAATGGCTCGGCTACGAAGCCCAGGCTCTCTGTTTTCTGCTCCAACAAACAACTATATGCATTGCTGGTTGATGATCAAAACAAGAAGACTCTTTTCTATGCCAGCACATTGCAAAGATCCATTCGTGGAGATCCTCCATGTACCAGTATA ATGGGGCTTTCTCCAATTTGA
- the LOC135606774 gene encoding uncharacterized protein LOC135606774 isoform X3 produces the protein MALRLLPSTTGNSLGLPSTLSQGFRIRFCGSLHLAFPNHSPSSLPLLRVEARNDSRKESAKTRNRRMQRKYNGSATKPRLSVFCSNKQLYALLVDDQNKKTLFYASTLQRSIRGDPPCTSIVSCAVYAIDVVDDIDILLQIADHC, from the exons ATGGCTCTTCGGTTGCTTCCTTCCACAACGGGGAACTCACTGGGGCTGCCGTCAACGCTCTCCCAAGGATTTAGGATCCGGTTCTGTGGTAGTCTTCACCTCGCCTTTCCCAATCATTCCC CGTCCTCCCTGCCATTACTTCGGGTCGAAGCGAGGAATGATTCCCGAAAAGAGAGCGCAAAGACAAGGAACCGTAGGATGCAAAGAAAG TACAATGGCTCGGCTACGAAGCCCAGGCTCTCTGTTTTCTGCTCCAACAAACAACTATATGCATTGCTGGTTGATGATCAAAACAAGAAGACTCTTTTCTATGCCAGCACATTGCAAAGATCCATTCGTGGAGATCCTCCATGTACCAGTATA GTTTCATGTGCAGTATATGCAATTGACGTGGTGGATGATATCGACATTTTGTTGCAGATTGCGGATCACTGCTAA
- the LOC135606775 gene encoding probable glucomannan 4-beta-mannosyltransferase 11: MEGNVSTTVAIYIDQACDLLSALATAEVLNRAATAWAAVRAAVVVPSMKAAVVVCLAMSVMLVVEKLSMALVALYVKVSGRTPERIYKWAPLSQDVELGSLAYPLVLVQIPMFNEREVYQMSIGAVCTLEWPYDRLIIQVLDDSTDLTIRELVQEECEKWSKKQRNIHYISRDNRNGYKAGALKEAMDLDYAKKCDYVAIFDADHEPPSDFLIRTIPFLIHNPEIGLVQARWKFENANECVMTRIQEMSLNYHFKVEQQSGSSTMAFFGFNGTAGIWRILAISEAEGWKERTTVEDMDLAVRATLQGWKFVYIGDLKVKSELPSNYKAYRYQQHRWACGPANLFKKMTTEIIMAKKVPFVKKFFLLYNFFLARRILSHNVTFFFYCIIIPASSFFPEVVIPKWGVFYIPIAITLLNSIGTPRSLHLIIIWIFFESVMSLHRCKAVFIGLFDAGRVNEWVVTEKAGNASKTIQTSTAAKKCPNKFWKRFHFLELGMGVLLLISACHNCIFRTNLYFIFIFPLSLSFLTMGSGFVGTYTTQQSS, translated from the exons ATGGAAG GCAATGTCTCCACCACCGTGGCCATCTACATCGACCAAGCCTGCGATCTGCTGTCGGCCTTGGCGACCGCGGAAGTGTTGAACAGAGCTGCGACGGCGTGGGCCGCAGTGAGGGCGGCGGTGGTGGTGCCGTCGATGAAGGCGGCAGTCGTAGTGTGCTTGGCCATGTCGGTGATGCTGGTAGTTGAGAAGCTGTCGATGGCCCTTGTCGCCCTCTACGTGAAGGTCTCCGGGCGCACGCCGGAAAGGATCTACAAGTGGGCGCCATTGTCGCAGGATGTCGAGCTCGGCTCTCTGGCCTATCCTCTGGTCCTCGTCCAAATCCCCATGTTCAATGAGAGGGAG GTTTACCAGATGTCAATTGGAGCAGTGTGCACGCTGGAATGGCCATATGACAGACTCATAATACAAGTTCTAGATGATTCAACAGACCTAACGATTAGG GAACTGGTGCAAGAGGAATGTGAGAAATGGTCTAAGAAGCAAAGGAACATACATTACATATCAAGGGACAACAGGAATGGGTATAAAGCTGGTGCCCTGAAAGAAGCAATGGATCTCGACTATGCGAAGAAATGCGATTATGTCGCAATATTTGATGCAGATCATGAGCCTCCATCAGATTTTCTTATAAGAACCATCCCTTTCCTCATCCATAATCCCGAAATCGGTCTTGTTCAAGCACGTTGGAAGTTCG AGAATGCCAATGAATGTGTAATGACAAGGATACAAGAGATGTCATTGAACTACCATTTCAAAGTGGAACAACAATCAGGTTCTTCAACTATGGCATTTTTCGGATTTAATG GAACTGCTGGTATTTGGAGAATTCTAGCTATTAGTGAAGCAGAAGGTTGGAAAGAGAGAACTACAGTTGAGGACATGGACTTGGCTGTTAGAGCAACACTTCAAGGCTGGAAATTTGTATATATTGGAGACCTTAAG GTTAAAAGTGAATTACCAAGCAATTATAAAGCCTACCGTTATCAGCAACATCGTTGGGCTTGCGGACCTGCAAATTTATTCAAGAAAATGACAACAGAAATAATAATGGCCAAG AAAGTGCCTTTTGTGAAGAAATTCTTTTTGCTCTACAACTTCTTCTTGGCAAGAAGGATTTTATCCCACAATGTGACTTTCTTCTTCTACTGCATCATCATTCCAGCATCTTCATTTTTCCCTGAAGTTGTGATTCCAAAATGGGGGGTGTTCTATATCCCAATAGCCATTACCCTTCTCAATTCAATTGGAACCCCAAG GTCTTTACATCTAATTATCATCTGGATATTCTTCGAAAGCGTCATGTCCTTGCATCGATGCAAAGCAGTCTTCATTGGTCTGTTTGATGCAGGGAGAGTAAATGAATGGGTTGTCACAGAGAAAGCAGGGAATGCATCAAAGACTATACAAACTTCAACAGCTGCTAAGAAATGTCCAAACAAGTTCTGGAAAAG GTTTCATTTCTTAGAACTGGGGATGGGAGTACTCCTCTTGATATCTGCATGTCACAATTGCATCTTCAGAACAAACCTATATTTCATATTCATCTTCCCTCTATCTCTGTCCTTCCTCACAATGGGCTCTGGTTTTGTTGGTACTTATACTACACAGCAAAGTAGCTGA
- the LOC135606776 gene encoding cyclic dof factor 1-like, whose protein sequence is MSENRESAIKLFGMTIPLQLTSSGDDDEDVDKEDATATSQEPESQDKNESATCSSEIHKPVSADQEDASSTKNPTKTAAEGVKKTEKILPCPRCRSLDTKFCYYNNYNINQPRYFCRNCQRYWTAGGTMRNVPVGAGRRKSKHSSHCRLQALRPDTHEPVHYTSLRPNGTVLSFGTDAPVAEKANGCNKNGGDELQQENEGSTAPVPCFSGSPWPYLWAPAPPLCASTFPVAFYPAAAYWSWSIPWPSSLPPSSPNYRGLGSSSAASGKHSRDASMIESSIHKTPRRIDDPEEAAKSSIRTTVGIKSSKIDAVSNGGLLKAFQPKLYVKNQVLETPLLVHANPAALSRSLHFQETS, encoded by the exons ATGTCAGAGAACAGAGAAAGCGCGATCAAGCTCTTCGGCATGACGATCCCCCTGCAGCTTACCAGCAGCGGAGACGACGACGAG GATGTCGACAAGGAAGACGCTACTGCTACATCACAAGAACCAGAGTCGCAGGACAAGAACGAGTCCGCCACATGTTCCAGCGAGATCCATAAACCAGTTTCCGCCGATCAAGAAGACGCGTCGTCGACGAAGAACCCGACGAAGACGGCGGCCGAAGGTGTGAAGAAGACGGAGAAGATCCTCCCTTGTCCTCGGTGCAGAAGCCTcgacaccaagttctgctactacaacaactacaacATCAACCAGCCGCGGTACTTCTGCCGGAACTGCCAACGGTACTGGACCGCCGGGGGCACCATGAGGAACGTCCCTGTCGGAGCCGGTCGCCGCAAGAGCAAGCACTCCTCCCACTGCCGCCTCCAAGCTCTTCGGCCCGACACCCACGAACCGGTCCATTACACCTCTCTGAGGCCAAACGGCACGGTTCTCAGCTTCGGCACGGATGCGCCGGTGGCAGAGAAGGCGAACGGCTGCAACAAGAACGGTGGCGATGAGCTGCAACAGGAGAACGAAGGATCGACCGCTCCAGTTCCATGTTTCAGTGGATCTCCCTGGCCGTATCTTTGGGCGCCGGCTCCGCCTCTCTGTGCTTCGACCTTTCCAGTTGCGTTCTACCCGGCTGCGGCCTACTGGAGCTGGAGCATCCCATGGCCGTCTTCCTTACCTCCTTCCTCCCCTAACTACAGAGGATTAGGATCCAGTTCTGCTGCCTCAGGCAAGCACTCGAGGGATGCAAGCATGATCGAGAGCAGCATTCACAAAACACCGAGGAGGATCGATGACCCGGAAGAAGCCGCAAAGAGCTCTATTCGGACGACGGTGGGCATCAAGAGCAGCAAGATCGACGCAGTCAGCAACGGAGGGCTCCTCAAGGCCTTCCAGCCTAAGCTATACGTCAAGAACCAAGTGCTAGAGACACCATTACTGGTGCATGCCAACCCTGCGGCACTCTCTCGATCTCTGCACTTCCAGGAGACCTCTTAG
- the LOC135606526 gene encoding E3 ubiquitin-protein ligase MPSR1-like has protein sequence MRALRTVEPGEEDAGEECPVCLDGLGGGRGAASDEGAVPPSVREMPCRHRFHGGCIEKWLGMHGSCPVCRYQMPAEEGEPKTIGDAGRERTRELIITVAFGRRDEGINEQ, from the coding sequence ATGCGGGCGTTGAGGACGGTGGAGCCAGGCGAGGAGGACGCGGGCGAGGAGTGCCCCGTGTGCCTCGACGGGCTGGGGGGCGGCAGGGGGGCGGCTTCAGATGAGGGCGCGGTTCCGCCGTCGGTGAGGGAGATGCCGTGCAGGCATCGGTTCCACGGCGGGTGCATCGAAAAGTGGCTGGGGATGCACGGATCCTGCCCGGTGTGCAGGTACCAAATGCCGGCGGAGGAGGGAGAGCCAAAGACCATAGGCGACGCCGGAAGGGAGAGGACTAGGGAGCTGATCATTACGGTAGCATTTGGAAGAAGGGATGAAGGAATCAATGAACAATAA